Proteins co-encoded in one Roseimicrobium gellanilyticum genomic window:
- a CDS encoding Rab family GTPase has product MIKKKVCLIGAYAVGKTSLVRQFVSGMFSDNYLSTVGVKIDQRTVVANGQEVRLMVWDLAGSDEFQSVRKSYLQGAAGILYVADGTRAETLDTIRTEREEVMARFPGVPSLLLINKHDLVNEWEVEAKDLARFREEGIEVMSTSARTGEQVAEAFDLLARRMCGGSENETQRLV; this is encoded by the coding sequence ATGATCAAGAAGAAGGTTTGCCTGATAGGAGCCTATGCCGTGGGGAAGACGAGCCTCGTGAGGCAGTTCGTCAGCGGCATGTTTTCGGATAACTATCTGTCCACGGTGGGTGTGAAGATTGACCAGCGCACCGTGGTGGCGAATGGGCAGGAGGTGCGCCTGATGGTCTGGGACCTCGCGGGGAGTGATGAATTCCAGTCGGTGCGAAAGTCCTACCTGCAGGGGGCCGCGGGCATCCTGTATGTGGCGGATGGCACACGTGCGGAGACGCTGGATACCATCCGCACAGAGCGTGAGGAAGTCATGGCGCGTTTCCCCGGAGTGCCCTCGCTGCTACTCATCAACAAGCACGACCTCGTGAATGAGTGGGAAGTGGAAGCCAAGGATCTCGCCCGCTTCCGCGAGGAGGGGATTGAAGTGATGAGCACCAGCGCGCGCACCGGAGAGCAGGTCGCGGAGGCCTTTGACCTGCTGGCGCGTCGCATGTGCGGCGGCTCGGAAAATGAAACCCAGCGACTGGTATGA